In Reichenbachiella agarivorans, one genomic interval encodes:
- a CDS encoding beta-ketoacyl synthase chain length factor, which produces MYIKAAIAFSPQYSFDDSFSAKEIEQHQGNKYFAVEPNYGDMIPRSLLRRMNKAVRMGVGAGLMTLKGQPPLDGIILGTANGGIDDSFKFLQQILEYEEGTLTPTNFVQSTPNSVAGSLALMSENIGYNITHVNYGLAFEVALLDAMMLFEEKKAKLLLVGAFEEISDHNYNMDLQAGWFKTGESASADLLDSHTDGTVKGEGSAMFVMDNDPKDAMAHILSIDQISFATKEEVSAKIQAVLTEHGVKSKEVALLLGMNGDQRTDDWYSDLMMGEFTDNTVYTFKNLVGEYPTATGFALWLSTQIFAQAKLPMEMIRKGHHTEPKHLLIYNHYKAKQHSLILLRNPLG; this is translated from the coding sequence ATGTACATCAAAGCAGCCATAGCTTTTTCACCACAGTATTCGTTTGACGATTCATTTTCTGCCAAGGAAATAGAACAGCATCAGGGGAATAAGTACTTTGCTGTGGAACCAAATTATGGAGATATGATTCCAAGAAGCTTGCTCCGTAGGATGAATAAGGCCGTGAGGATGGGTGTCGGTGCTGGTTTGATGACATTGAAAGGTCAGCCACCACTCGATGGTATCATCCTAGGAACTGCCAATGGTGGAATTGATGACAGCTTCAAATTCTTACAGCAGATATTGGAGTATGAGGAAGGAACCTTGACTCCTACCAATTTTGTACAAAGTACGCCCAATTCTGTAGCTGGGAGTCTCGCACTGATGTCTGAAAATATAGGTTACAACATCACCCATGTCAACTACGGATTGGCATTTGAAGTGGCGCTGTTGGATGCCATGATGCTTTTTGAGGAGAAGAAGGCTAAATTATTGCTGGTGGGAGCTTTTGAAGAGATTTCTGATCACAACTACAACATGGATTTGCAGGCTGGATGGTTCAAGACTGGCGAAAGTGCGTCCGCTGATCTGCTCGATTCTCACACAGACGGGACAGTCAAAGGCGAGGGGAGTGCGATGTTTGTCATGGACAATGATCCCAAGGATGCCATGGCCCATATTCTTTCTATAGATCAAATAAGTTTCGCGACGAAGGAGGAAGTCTCAGCCAAAATCCAAGCAGTCTTGACGGAGCATGGAGTAAAATCGAAAGAAGTTGCCTTGCTACTTGGTATGAATGGCGACCAGAGAACGGATGATTGGTACTCGGATTTGATGATGGGTGAATTTACAGACAACACAGTCTATACATTCAAGAATCTCGTGGGAGAATACCCCACAGCAACTGGTTTTGCACTATGGCTGTCTACCCAGATTTTTGCTCAGGCTAAACTCCCGATGGAGATGATCAGAAAGGGACACCACACCGAGCCGAAACACCTCCTGATCTACAACCACTACAAAGCCAAGCAGCACAGCTTGATCTTGCTGCGCAATCCTTTGGGTTGA
- a CDS encoding sigma-54-dependent transcriptional regulator — MEKILVVDDEQDICTLLKRYFSKKGYEVETVTNGELALSFLKKNPVDLVICDFKLPDYSGLEILQKIKIINPKTQVIIITGYSDVRIAVEALKKGAFDYVTKPLYPDEILLTAQRALGAKSQPTPAKKGIATTSQPNQEYVIGLSPQSKAIQKHIDLIAPTDMSVIILGETGTGKEYVAKAIHAKSKRAAQPFVAIDCGALPQELAASELFGHEKGAFTGAIAEKKGCFEQANGGTLFLDEIGNLTYENQIKLLRVLQEQTIKKVGGVKDIKVDVRVVVATNENLKQAVESGEFREDIYHRLNEFRIELSPLRARPVDVVYFAKYFLQQSNQQLGKTVEGFDEQVLEIFKSYYWYGNLRELGNVVKRSVLLCQGKLINTSCLPAEIIEPDLTVDIGLDMPIDVSKPISLKAVTQEAEKRAILEVLKQTKNNKTKTAELLDVDRKTLYNKLSQYDIQT; from the coding sequence ATGGAAAAGATACTAGTAGTAGATGATGAACAAGACATCTGCACTCTGCTGAAAAGATACTTTAGCAAAAAGGGGTATGAAGTAGAGACGGTGACCAATGGCGAGCTGGCGCTCAGTTTTCTTAAGAAAAACCCTGTTGACCTGGTTATTTGTGATTTCAAGCTACCTGACTATTCGGGACTGGAGATATTACAAAAGATCAAGATTATCAATCCTAAGACTCAAGTAATTATCATCACGGGTTATTCTGACGTGCGGATTGCGGTAGAAGCCTTGAAAAAAGGAGCTTTTGATTATGTCACCAAACCTCTCTATCCTGATGAGATTTTGCTGACAGCACAGCGCGCCTTGGGTGCTAAATCTCAGCCTACACCTGCTAAAAAGGGAATTGCGACGACCTCACAACCCAACCAAGAATATGTCATTGGACTCAGTCCACAATCCAAAGCCATCCAAAAGCACATTGATCTGATAGCCCCCACTGACATGTCTGTGATTATTCTCGGAGAGACAGGTACAGGCAAGGAGTACGTAGCGAAGGCCATCCATGCCAAGAGTAAAAGAGCTGCCCAACCCTTTGTCGCGATTGATTGTGGTGCCTTGCCTCAAGAGTTGGCTGCCAGTGAGTTGTTTGGACATGAGAAAGGGGCCTTTACAGGCGCCATTGCCGAAAAGAAAGGGTGCTTTGAGCAAGCCAACGGTGGCACACTGTTTTTGGATGAAATAGGCAATCTGACCTATGAGAATCAAATCAAATTGCTACGAGTCTTGCAGGAGCAAACTATCAAGAAGGTAGGAGGAGTAAAGGACATCAAAGTAGACGTGCGTGTAGTTGTGGCTACCAATGAGAACCTAAAACAGGCCGTAGAGTCTGGTGAGTTCAGAGAAGATATCTATCACCGACTCAATGAATTTAGGATAGAGCTATCTCCGCTCAGAGCGAGACCTGTAGATGTGGTGTATTTTGCCAAGTACTTTTTGCAGCAGTCCAATCAGCAGTTGGGCAAAACAGTTGAAGGTTTTGATGAGCAAGTGCTGGAGATTTTTAAGTCATACTATTGGTATGGAAACTTGCGGGAATTAGGAAATGTGGTGAAACGATCAGTATTGTTGTGTCAAGGAAAATTGATCAATACATCGTGCCTTCCAGCAGAGATCATCGAGCCAGATTTGACTGTCGATATTGGTTTGGATATGCCCATAGATGTGAGCAAGCCCATTAGTCTCAAGGCAGTAACCCAAGAAGCAGAAAAGCGAGCAATCCTCGAAGTACTAAAGCAAACCAAGAACAACAAAACCAAAACCGCAGAGCTCTTAGATGTGGATAGAAAAACTCTCTACAACAAGTTGAGCCAGTACGACATCCAAACCTGA
- a CDS encoding YtxH domain-containing protein, with the protein MNSISKVMIALIGGAAAGLATGYLTAPRAGKKSREKLSKEYDITKKSLEQAATKKLAEAKSILNETIEKQAQNGKEVLDKVKKVATFS; encoded by the coding sequence ATGAATAGTATATCAAAAGTAATGATCGCCCTCATTGGAGGCGCAGCAGCAGGACTTGCTACAGGTTATTTGACCGCACCTAGAGCTGGAAAAAAATCTAGGGAGAAATTGTCTAAAGAGTATGATATCACCAAAAAGTCATTGGAACAAGCAGCTACCAAAAAGCTGGCTGAGGCCAAAAGCATTTTGAATGAAACCATAGAAAAACAAGCTCAGAATGGCAAAGAAGTTCTGGACAAAGTAAAGAAAGTTGCCACATTTTCTTAA
- a CDS encoding ABC transporter permease gives MHKFYASIRKEFIILLSDKLGLTVMFAMPLLLVFIITIIQDSAYKIVNENKLSMIVSNHDQGAQGDKLLKLLGQSGFFVIEQDNQLDSVSLEKTLMNDDILTALYIPEGFSQSMEMKAGHVSSTMMSQLGVMEYDGKQKVLATELHFYKDPVLQENFSESISRMLMSYLAVLENKLMIKSVYALMEQEYDDEAITQQMLMNQTRIIKHTASHSDKDILPNSTQHNVPAWTLFAMFFMVISLGANVVKERVNGSFMRLKTMPSSFVMVLFGKLLVYVGVAILQIVMIFGVSMMVFPFLDLPILVLPDAFGAFAVVVVLSSVAAVSFSLMVGTISRTMEQCIGIGAVSVIIFGAIGGIWVPTFVMPDYMQMITVISPLHWCLEGFYILFLKGGSWKELFPIIVYITAFVLVCQVITLSRLRSEKLL, from the coding sequence ATGCACAAGTTCTATGCATCCATACGAAAAGAATTCATCATTCTGTTGAGCGACAAACTGGGCTTGACAGTGATGTTTGCTATGCCTCTTTTGTTGGTCTTTATCATCACGATCATTCAAGACAGTGCTTATAAGATTGTCAATGAAAACAAGCTCAGCATGATTGTGTCCAATCATGACCAAGGAGCGCAAGGAGATAAATTGCTCAAGTTGCTTGGGCAATCTGGGTTCTTTGTTATCGAGCAAGACAACCAACTGGACAGTGTCAGCTTGGAGAAGACACTGATGAATGACGACATTTTGACGGCACTATATATCCCCGAGGGATTTAGTCAGAGCATGGAGATGAAAGCGGGACATGTCAGCAGTACCATGATGTCTCAATTGGGCGTGATGGAGTATGATGGCAAGCAGAAAGTGTTGGCAACAGAACTTCATTTTTACAAAGATCCTGTATTGCAAGAGAATTTTTCCGAGTCTATCTCGCGCATGCTGATGTCCTATCTGGCGGTACTGGAAAATAAGCTGATGATCAAATCGGTCTATGCACTGATGGAGCAAGAATACGATGATGAAGCCATCACCCAGCAAATGCTGATGAATCAGACACGTATCATCAAGCATACGGCCTCACACTCTGATAAAGATATATTACCCAATTCGACACAGCATAATGTGCCAGCTTGGACTTTGTTTGCCATGTTTTTTATGGTGATTTCCTTGGGAGCCAATGTTGTCAAAGAGCGAGTAAATGGCAGTTTTATGAGGTTGAAAACCATGCCCTCCAGTTTTGTGATGGTATTGTTTGGTAAATTGCTCGTCTATGTGGGCGTGGCAATTTTGCAGATAGTGATGATTTTTGGTGTCAGTATGATGGTTTTTCCATTCTTGGATTTACCGATTTTGGTGTTACCCGATGCTTTTGGCGCTTTTGCAGTAGTAGTGGTGCTATCTAGTGTCGCGGCGGTCAGTTTTTCGCTGATGGTTGGCACGATTTCTAGGACAATGGAGCAGTGCATTGGGATCGGTGCGGTATCTGTTATTATTTTTGGTGCCATCGGAGGGATCTGGGTACCGACCTTTGTGATGCCTGACTATATGCAGATGATCACGGTGATTTCACCTCTGCATTGGTGTCTCGAAGGCTTCTATATTTTATTTTTAAAGGGAGGTAGTTGGAAAGAACTCTTTCCTATCATTGTGTACATCACGGCTTTTGTGTTGGTTTGCCAAGTCATTACCTTGAGCCGACTGAGGTCAGAGAAGTTACTTTAA
- a CDS encoding ABC transporter ATP-binding protein, whose protein sequence is MLAISHIEIADLYKRYPKASGDSLSNINLRIDSGTKYGLLGPNGAGKTTLISILCGFLEASKGSLKYYSTTGEEIIGRDRKSIIGFVPQEYAMYDEMTPLQNLAYFGALYNMKPVRIKQRSEELLAVLGLSEVAHKRVRDFSGGMKRRVNLAIGIIHDPVILFLDEPTVGVDVQSKHAIIRFLNELNEQGTTIIYTSHHMNEAQEFCQELMLIDHGTIVAQGKTEELMKDHQADDLHSLFISLTGEEYRN, encoded by the coding sequence ATGTTGGCTATTTCCCATATCGAGATAGCAGATTTGTACAAACGTTACCCCAAAGCATCGGGTGATAGTTTGAGCAATATTAATCTGCGAATAGATTCGGGGACGAAATATGGGCTTCTGGGACCAAATGGCGCAGGCAAAACCACGTTGATTTCTATTCTTTGCGGTTTTTTGGAAGCTAGCAAGGGGAGTCTAAAATATTATTCCACCACAGGAGAAGAGATCATTGGTAGAGACCGCAAGTCGATTATTGGTTTTGTACCTCAGGAGTATGCTATGTATGATGAGATGACACCACTTCAGAATTTGGCTTATTTCGGTGCACTGTACAATATGAAACCAGTACGAATCAAGCAAAGAAGTGAAGAATTGCTTGCTGTATTGGGTCTATCGGAGGTAGCACACAAGAGGGTGAGAGATTTCTCTGGAGGAATGAAACGTCGGGTCAACTTGGCCATTGGGATTATCCATGATCCCGTGATTTTATTTTTAGACGAGCCGACCGTAGGGGTTGATGTCCAGAGCAAACATGCCATCATTCGCTTCCTCAACGAACTCAATGAACAAGGTACGACCATCATTTACACCTCACATCACATGAATGAGGCACAAGAGTTTTGTCAGGAATTGATGCTAATCGATCATGGAACGATCGTGGCACAGGGCAAAACAGAAGAGTTGATGAAGGATCATCAAGCTGACGATTTGCATTCACTATTTATTAGTTTGACTGGGGAGGAGTACCGCAATTAA
- a CDS encoding lmo0937 family membrane protein, whose translation MSNLLYLIAVILIIGWLLGFFVYSVGGLIHVLLVLAIIAILFRLISGRGV comes from the coding sequence ATGAGTAATCTATTGTATTTAATCGCAGTTATTTTGATCATAGGCTGGTTGCTCGGCTTTTTTGTTTACAGTGTAGGTGGGCTGATCCATGTGCTGCTTGTACTGGCAATTATCGCTATTCTATTTAGATTGATTAGCGGCCGAGGAGTCTGA
- a CDS encoding response regulator: MRALIVDDEEDIGWMVSKFLQSEGLEVEYVSRIEKAQYKINEHPYEVYFLDLNLPDGSGFDLIPSIRKQEIDSKVVVISAHDGIYEINQAKEMNVDLFIKKPFTKKQVVDAIEDLK; the protein is encoded by the coding sequence ATGAGAGCACTAATAGTAGATGACGAAGAGGATATCGGCTGGATGGTTTCCAAGTTTTTGCAAAGTGAAGGCTTGGAGGTCGAGTATGTCAGTCGCATCGAGAAGGCACAGTACAAAATCAATGAACACCCCTATGAGGTATATTTTCTGGATCTGAACCTGCCAGATGGGAGTGGGTTTGATTTGATCCCGAGTATCAGAAAGCAAGAGATTGATTCCAAAGTAGTTGTCATCAGTGCGCATGACGGTATTTATGAGATCAACCAAGCCAAAGAAATGAACGTCGATCTTTTTATCAAAAAGCCCTTCACCAAGAAGCAGGTTGTGGACGCTATTGAGGATTTGAAGTAA
- a CDS encoding phosphopantetheine-binding protein: MDKDTLKLELKEKIIQYLNLMDLKPEDIKDDEPLFGPELGLDSIDSIEMVVLLEREYGIKIKNPNEGRKILVDVNVMADYIIANSSKV, translated from the coding sequence ATGGATAAGGATACACTCAAACTGGAGTTGAAAGAAAAAATTATACAATACCTGAATCTAATGGATCTCAAGCCAGAGGATATCAAGGATGATGAACCCCTATTCGGGCCAGAATTAGGCTTGGATTCAATTGATTCTATCGAAATGGTCGTATTGCTCGAAAGAGAATATGGAATCAAAATCAAAAACCCTAATGAAGGAAGAAAAATACTGGTAGATGTCAATGTCATGGCGGATTATATCATAGCCAATTCCTCCAAAGTATGA
- a CDS encoding beta-ketoacyl-[acyl-carrier-protein] synthase family protein — protein MTKVYVTGMGIISAIGNNVAENRANLIKGQTGLSKNSQYFSSQYTASHPFGEVQLSDEQIAQQLSITDLSGLTRTDLIAFKAFEEAVQDAGLQPDELSHVDTGLISGSTVGGMVLTDRVYQDGMLRAETDEFLESYDYCSHALRLTGYFRIKGFTDTINTACSSSANAIMLGARLIKSGRAKRMIVGGADSLAKFTVNGFNSLQILSDEICQPFDENRKGLNLGEGAAYLVLESEEVVLGKKIYGEVAGYGNSNDAYHASSLSEDAIGVIAAMQAAMDEAGIAAEAVDYINAHGTATSNNDLTEVTGFDKLFKPIPPFNSTKSYTGHTLAAAGGIEAIYSLLSIKYGELYPSLHCHEAIQPVNQLPITTYQSGENIRTVLSNSFGFGGNCTSLVFRKVD, from the coding sequence ATGACGAAGGTGTATGTTACCGGGATGGGTATCATCTCAGCTATTGGTAACAATGTTGCTGAAAACCGCGCAAACTTGATCAAGGGTCAAACAGGTTTAAGCAAGAATTCTCAATATTTTTCCTCCCAATACACAGCAAGCCACCCTTTTGGGGAGGTTCAATTGTCGGACGAGCAAATCGCTCAGCAATTATCTATCACTGACCTGAGCGGACTGACGCGCACAGACTTGATCGCCTTCAAAGCCTTTGAGGAAGCCGTGCAAGATGCAGGACTACAACCCGATGAATTGTCTCATGTAGATACAGGGTTGATTTCTGGGAGCACGGTAGGAGGGATGGTTTTGACAGATCGCGTGTATCAAGATGGAATGCTACGTGCCGAAACAGATGAATTTTTAGAATCCTATGACTACTGCTCACATGCTTTGCGCTTGACAGGGTACTTTCGGATCAAGGGGTTTACAGATACGATCAATACTGCCTGTTCCTCATCTGCCAATGCCATCATGCTCGGTGCGCGACTGATCAAATCGGGTCGTGCCAAGCGAATGATCGTAGGGGGTGCAGATAGTTTGGCCAAGTTTACTGTCAATGGTTTCAATTCCTTGCAAATCCTCTCTGACGAGATTTGTCAGCCTTTTGATGAAAATCGAAAGGGATTGAATCTGGGAGAAGGAGCAGCGTATCTGGTCTTGGAATCTGAGGAGGTGGTGCTAGGGAAGAAGATATATGGAGAGGTAGCTGGCTATGGGAATAGCAATGATGCCTACCACGCTTCGTCACTTTCGGAAGACGCCATCGGGGTGATTGCCGCGATGCAAGCCGCCATGGATGAGGCGGGCATAGCTGCTGAGGCAGTAGATTATATAAACGCCCACGGTACAGCCACAAGCAACAATGACCTGACAGAAGTTACAGGTTTTGACAAGCTTTTTAAGCCTATTCCTCCTTTTAACTCCACCAAAAGCTATACAGGTCATACCTTGGCGGCAGCTGGTGGGATCGAGGCGATTTACAGTCTGTTGAGTATCAAATACGGCGAATTGTATCCGAGTCTTCATTGTCATGAAGCGATACAGCCCGTCAATCAATTGCCGATTACAACCTATCAATCTGGTGAAAACATTCGGACGGTGTTGTCCAATTCTTTCGGTTTTGGAGGAAATTGCACTTCTTTGGTCTTTAGAAAAGTCGATTAA
- a CDS encoding ATP-binding protein — protein MFENNPSGEKQFADGLLKSILDTSFLGIMTFKSVRNQTGQIIDFEWLFVNDVAVQIVGKPAAALVGSRMLDLLPTNKETGLFDRYVQVVETGEVGTFEQYYSGENIHKWFKIAAIKLDDGFTVSFEDISHFKSAVLDAKIKERKYQRLFEESIDAILLMDESYGFVETNQSLQHLFGHLKEELKAMKVSNLFFKETDFMLFKEELRAQQKVEEMELVLLDKWKRKRYCLINCVSIRDEEGNLTYLAVIRDLTKRRQASRELVQAEKLAMTGKIARTIAHEVRNPLTNLTLALEQLKEEIPADVEDANLYFDIISRNAERIGKLITDLLNSSKPKELSPVKQSLNALVKESLDLVKDRLKLKNMAVVEEYASDLPDIPLDGDQFKVALLNMFINAIEAMEAELGKLQVFTYREDNYVILEISDNGKGMTSQELSNLFQPYFTGKKEGTGLGLTTVQNIIHSHKGRIEAESEVGAGTSFYITFKTQS, from the coding sequence ATGTTCGAAAACAACCCATCAGGAGAAAAGCAATTTGCAGACGGTCTTCTCAAAAGTATTCTTGATACTTCTTTTCTCGGTATCATGACTTTCAAGTCTGTAAGGAATCAAACAGGTCAGATCATTGATTTTGAATGGTTATTCGTTAATGATGTGGCAGTACAGATTGTTGGCAAACCAGCTGCGGCACTTGTAGGATCACGGATGTTGGATCTCTTGCCGACCAACAAGGAGACGGGTTTGTTTGATCGCTATGTACAAGTGGTAGAAACAGGAGAGGTGGGTACTTTTGAGCAGTATTATTCTGGAGAGAATATTCATAAATGGTTCAAGATCGCTGCTATCAAGCTAGATGATGGATTTACGGTTTCTTTTGAAGATATTTCGCATTTCAAATCCGCTGTGTTGGATGCCAAAATCAAGGAAAGAAAATACCAGCGTCTCTTTGAGGAATCCATTGATGCCATTTTGTTGATGGACGAATCCTATGGTTTTGTCGAGACAAACCAGTCTTTGCAGCACTTGTTTGGACACCTCAAGGAGGAGCTGAAAGCGATGAAAGTCAGCAATCTCTTTTTTAAGGAGACTGATTTTATGCTGTTCAAAGAGGAATTGAGAGCGCAGCAAAAAGTAGAAGAAATGGAACTGGTGCTCTTGGATAAATGGAAACGAAAACGCTATTGCTTGATCAATTGTGTATCGATCAGAGATGAAGAAGGCAACCTGACTTATCTAGCCGTGATCCGAGATTTGACAAAAAGAAGACAAGCAAGTCGTGAACTGGTTCAAGCAGAAAAACTCGCCATGACAGGTAAAATCGCACGGACGATTGCTCACGAAGTGCGCAACCCTCTGACCAACCTTACTTTGGCGTTGGAGCAGCTCAAAGAAGAGATTCCTGCGGATGTTGAAGATGCTAATTTGTATTTTGACATCATATCACGCAACGCAGAGCGAATAGGCAAATTGATCACCGATTTGCTCAATTCATCCAAGCCGAAGGAATTGAGTCCCGTCAAACAGTCACTCAATGCACTTGTCAAGGAGTCTCTCGATTTGGTAAAAGACCGATTGAAACTGAAGAACATGGCTGTTGTGGAGGAATACGCGTCGGATTTGCCAGATATCCCACTCGATGGAGATCAATTCAAGGTCGCCTTGCTCAATATGTTTATCAATGCAATTGAAGCCATGGAGGCAGAACTAGGCAAGCTCCAAGTGTTTACCTACAGAGAGGACAATTACGTCATTTTGGAAATCTCAGACAATGGCAAGGGGATGACCAGTCAGGAGTTGAGCAATTTGTTTCAACCCTATTTTACTGGGAAGAAGGAAGGCACGGGATTGGGACTCACCACGGTTCAAAACATCATACATAGCCACAAGGGACGTATCGAAGCAGAAAGCGAAGTGGGAGCAGGTACGTCGTTCTATATTACTTTTAAGACGCAGAGTTGA
- a CDS encoding formylglycine-generating enzyme family protein has product MNHCLVALLLVLCSSLSLAQTIHPSSSDPGCCSEKTSLPYTYNPEDNKVLLQLYVTNNSSEKEVFYEGKYDPWKDNKKNHLYEQVYMIPPGSLPISEGKFMDQTEVANIHYQEFLFYITKDSAKYLDKEYMPQLDNKFKSKYFLNPEFYFYPVVGVTHQNAQAYCEWRAKVLNVGLKDMLKNQVKKYKYAGRLPSEEEWKKIAGNVEEEVNSRLYNFGKKEWSFFEEDIVANRFAPSSILSRVDYEGYTQNFLVQDPMSLDIEIPFYIYSFSHNTLGFYNFYGNVKELVAEGYAIGGSFQTSFSADELFDHDEVQAYRTDVGFRCLTEIARRR; this is encoded by the coding sequence ATGAATCATTGCCTAGTCGCATTACTGTTAGTTCTATGTTCATCACTGTCTCTGGCTCAAACCATTCATCCCTCCAGCTCTGATCCAGGATGTTGTAGTGAAAAAACTTCCCTACCATATACTTACAACCCAGAGGACAACAAAGTCCTCCTGCAACTTTACGTAACCAACAACAGCTCAGAAAAGGAGGTGTTTTATGAAGGGAAATACGACCCATGGAAAGACAACAAAAAGAATCATCTCTACGAGCAGGTTTATATGATTCCGCCGGGGAGCTTGCCTATCTCTGAAGGCAAATTCATGGATCAAACAGAGGTTGCCAACATTCACTACCAAGAGTTTCTTTTCTATATCACTAAGGACTCAGCCAAATATCTTGACAAAGAATACATGCCTCAATTGGACAATAAATTCAAGTCCAAATACTTTCTAAACCCTGAATTTTACTTCTACCCAGTAGTAGGAGTCACTCACCAAAATGCCCAAGCATACTGCGAATGGCGAGCCAAAGTACTCAACGTAGGACTCAAGGATATGCTCAAAAATCAAGTCAAAAAATACAAGTATGCGGGTAGGCTACCCTCAGAAGAGGAGTGGAAAAAAATCGCAGGTAATGTAGAGGAAGAAGTAAATTCAAGATTATACAACTTCGGAAAGAAAGAATGGTCATTTTTTGAGGAGGATATCGTAGCTAATCGATTTGCGCCAAGCTCTATCCTGTCAAGAGTTGATTATGAGGGCTACACTCAAAATTTCTTGGTGCAAGACCCTATGAGTTTGGATATTGAAATACCCTTCTATATCTATAGTTTCAGTCACAACACACTTGGCTTCTACAATTTTTACGGCAATGTAAAAGAACTAGTCGCTGAAGGATATGCTATTGGTGGAAGTTTTCAAACATCCTTCTCAGCAGACGAACTCTTTGATCACGATGAGGTACAGGCCTACCGTACCGATGTGGGATTTAGATGCTTGACCGAAATAGCTAGAAGAAGATAA
- a CDS encoding purine-nucleoside phosphorylase, which yields MLRIIMEEMEEYNKIKQSVSYITAQTEFVPDYGIILGTGLGALVDEMEIVQTINYEEIPHFPLSTVEFHTGQLIFGFLGGKKVVTMKGRFHYYEGYNMKQVTFPVRVMKMLGIKKLFISNAAGALNPEFQKSDLMVIEDHINLQTENPLVGKNIDEMGDRFPDMSEPYDLSLVERAMKIGEKLDTRLHRGVYVGVNGPNLETRAEYKFLRIIGADAVGMSTVPENIVARQMSLPVFAISVLTDLCYPGHIEKVNIADIIAAAMKAQPAMTHIIKELIAQDEG from the coding sequence ATGTTGAGAATAATCATGGAGGAAATGGAGGAATATAATAAAATCAAGCAAAGTGTCTCTTATATCACAGCACAAACGGAATTTGTGCCGGACTATGGCATCATTCTCGGGACGGGACTGGGAGCATTGGTTGATGAGATGGAGATTGTCCAAACAATCAACTACGAGGAGATACCTCATTTCCCACTATCAACGGTGGAGTTTCATACAGGGCAGTTGATTTTTGGTTTTTTGGGAGGAAAGAAAGTGGTCACAATGAAGGGACGTTTCCATTACTACGAAGGTTATAACATGAAGCAAGTGACCTTCCCAGTTCGGGTGATGAAAATGCTGGGAATCAAAAAACTGTTCATTTCCAATGCAGCAGGGGCTTTGAATCCTGAATTTCAGAAGAGTGATCTGATGGTGATCGAAGACCATATCAATCTACAGACCGAAAATCCTTTGGTAGGGAAAAATATCGACGAAATGGGGGATCGCTTCCCTGACATGAGCGAGCCCTACGATCTGAGTTTGGTAGAAAGAGCGATGAAAATTGGTGAAAAACTCGATACCAGGCTACATCGTGGCGTCTATGTAGGTGTCAATGGTCCTAATCTAGAAACCCGGGCGGAGTACAAGTTTTTGAGAATCATCGGTGCGGATGCGGTAGGCATGTCTACAGTCCCAGAAAACATAGTCGCGCGACAAATGTCACTCCCTGTCTTTGCTATTTCTGTATTGACAGACCTGTGTTATCCAGGACACATTGAGAAAGTCAATATCGCTGATATCATCGCAGCAGCCATGAAGGCGCAGCCTGCGATGACTCACATCATCAAAGAATTGATCGCTCAGGATGAAGGGTAA
- a CDS encoding Dps family protein, with translation MLDSIETKKRTYKRLGYSAMETVELIDAMNKLLANYSVHYQKLRNFHWNVKGADFFDVHEKFEEQYNYAKVAIDDIAERIRVFGQTPLSTMREYLDVSEIKECGSDLSSMDMVAEILKDYETLLDHMSNLLEKAADNGDSGTEDMVKGFVKQTEKNHWMLTAFSSKN, from the coding sequence ATGTTAGATAGTATAGAAACGAAGAAGAGAACCTACAAGAGACTTGGATACTCAGCAATGGAGACAGTCGAGTTGATCGATGCGATGAACAAACTACTGGCAAACTACAGTGTTCATTATCAGAAACTTAGAAATTTTCATTGGAATGTCAAAGGAGCTGATTTCTTTGATGTCCATGAGAAGTTCGAAGAACAATACAATTATGCCAAGGTCGCAATCGACGACATAGCTGAGCGGATCAGAGTTTTTGGTCAGACGCCATTGAGTACCATGCGCGAGTATCTGGATGTTTCAGAAATCAAAGAATGCGGCAGTGATTTGTCGTCGATGGACATGGTCGCAGAGATACTCAAGGATTATGAAACGCTATTGGATCACATGTCCAATCTCCTCGAAAAAGCTGCCGACAATGGCGACAGTGGGACAGAAGATATGGTAAAAGGTTTTGTCAAGCAGACAGAGAAAAATCACTGGATGTTGACAGCTTTTTCAAGTAAAAATTAA